In the Allorhodopirellula heiligendammensis genome, one interval contains:
- a CDS encoding ferritin-like domain-containing protein, whose product MNDRRIIEHVQNDEDDRDLDWLKQALQYAIELEFFTIPPYLTAFWSVKDHRDPVAVAIREVLVEEMLHMSLACNMLVAIGGIPKIADPDLVPKYPGPMPGGVKPLLTVPLEGLSKPAIRTFMAIEEPEEDIAQLESIRTGETFVRIGEFYDAIKFAFEDLKPPMTRDGQIEAYFGETQQPDGSNVPKNIGTQQDVVAAIQLIKDQGEGTSEEIRDPDTGELAHYYRFKEIDVGRKLIHVPNRGWVHAGTEVAIPDCWPVAEVPPGGYTRDKVHDESVWADMQQFDIAYTRVIQQLQLAWTPDSGASGGLAALHQGLELMMSDLPRLAHRIMQVPKKNQNQNYAPNFRFVPDTGAED is encoded by the coding sequence ATGAACGATCGACGGATCATCGAGCACGTCCAGAATGACGAAGACGACCGCGACCTTGATTGGCTCAAGCAAGCCCTCCAGTACGCGATCGAATTGGAGTTCTTTACCATCCCGCCGTACCTCACCGCGTTTTGGTCCGTGAAAGATCATCGCGATCCCGTCGCCGTGGCGATCCGCGAAGTGCTGGTGGAGGAGATGCTGCACATGTCCCTTGCTTGCAACATGCTCGTCGCCATCGGCGGCATCCCCAAGATAGCCGATCCAGATCTTGTCCCCAAGTATCCCGGCCCGATGCCCGGCGGAGTCAAACCATTGCTGACGGTCCCGTTGGAAGGCTTGTCCAAGCCCGCGATTCGGACGTTCATGGCGATAGAGGAACCCGAGGAAGACATCGCTCAATTGGAGTCTATCCGAACTGGAGAAACCTTCGTCCGAATCGGCGAGTTCTACGACGCCATCAAATTCGCATTCGAGGATCTCAAGCCGCCGATGACTCGCGATGGCCAAATCGAAGCCTACTTTGGCGAAACGCAGCAGCCCGATGGTTCCAACGTACCCAAGAACATCGGCACTCAGCAGGATGTCGTCGCCGCGATCCAGTTGATCAAAGACCAAGGCGAGGGCACTTCCGAAGAAATTCGTGACCCCGACACCGGCGAACTGGCTCACTACTACCGATTCAAAGAGATCGACGTCGGACGAAAATTGATTCACGTTCCAAATCGCGGCTGGGTCCACGCGGGGACAGAGGTCGCGATTCCCGATTGCTGGCCAGTTGCCGAAGTGCCGCCGGGCGGTTACACGCGAGACAAGGTCCACGACGAGTCCGTGTGGGCCGACATGCAGCAATTCGATATCGCCTACACCCGAGTCATCCAGCAACTTCAACTCGCATGGACACCCGACTCGGGTGCGTCGGGTGGCTTGGCGGCGCTTCATCAAGGACTGGAGTTGATGATGTCCGACCTGCCACGTTTGGCCCATCGAATCATGCAAGTTCCCAAGAAGAACCAGAACCAAAACTACGCCCCGAACTTTCGGTTCGTGCCCGACACAGGAGCCGAAGACTGA